In a single window of the Neoarius graeffei isolate fNeoGra1 chromosome 28, fNeoGra1.pri, whole genome shotgun sequence genome:
- the LOC132876154 gene encoding uncharacterized protein LOC132876154, whose translation MLNLSFSSPRNAELPLVPLCLAGREYPFILDTGATMSSVGRDYEGPLSTRFVSSVGIEGVPFDSSCTPPLPVICTLDPSLRFSHSFIFMPECPFNLLGRDLMSLLGLSISFSGSHMIVDTPDGAPPDVFALSSSVLPHNILNAACTSQALSPVLSALPNTLWADHKDDVGSVSCSPYEAVIKHSTPVYVKQYPLSPSKLDGIDNILQSLLQQGVVVPCVSPYNTPVNPVPKPDGTWRLTQDLRKINELIVPVAPVVPDVPSLMSSIPCDHAYFSVIDLCSAFFSVPVGHETQPLFAFTHRGRQYTWTRLPQGFIDSPAVFTAVLRDALADLCLPRGSTVLQYADDLLVTAEDQDACAAATLSLLTLLAQKGFKVSRTKLQFCLTTVRYLGHDLSQGSRRLSPERVQVIMDTQAAELYALTRACILAQDTDVTIYTDSRYAFSVAHDFGRIWASRGFTTADGKPISHSSLVTDLITACLLPCTLAIVKTRAHTRGDSFEVKGNSFADRVAKAAAASGVLPPGFNCALVSTDRMVSAVLPDIDLISIQASASVADTQFWDAQGATEKSGVLLDAQGRLCLPRHCTPFLVREFHGPTHRGRRGVVEDMNRTFCINNLHTDAHNILDKCLTCAQNNLSKPGAVHQHLPIPDTPFQEWQIDFTHMPKQGPFKYLLVMIDKFSRWIEAFPCSKENARTAVNKLAQEIIPRYGLPVGIDSDKGTPFTSKVTQELCKDLKINWRFHIPYHPQSSGIVERANRTIKGKLRKAMQDAGTKNWVQVLPLVLADMRMTAQVALDNLSPYELVMGRPFPVPWRRGMQVIGTGDLEVHLSEYAVGLMRVLDEYWARVNSKKPPIPEAHTHPFEVGDRVLVKRFAKLNAPMEESPYSGPTDVLAVTRTAVLTDLFPQWIHASRIKKAPM comes from the exons atgttaaatctctcttttagctctcctcgtaacgcagagctccctcttgtgcctctgtgtttggcaggaagggagtatccgtttatacttgatactggggccactatgtcctcagtagggagggattatgagggtcctttatctacacggtttgttagctctgtggggatagaaggggttccttttgactctagttgtacaccacccttacctgtcatctgcactctggacccttcattgcgtttttcacactctttcatttttatgccagagtgcccttttaatcttttaggtcgcgacctcatgagtcttctcggactctcgatctcctttagcggctcacacatgattgttgatactccggacggtgctccgcctgatgtttttgccttatccagttctgtgctgccacataacattctgaacgctgcttgtacgtcccaagctctttcccctgttctctctgctcttcctaacaccctgtgggcggatcataaggacgatgtgggctctgtgagctgctctccgtatgaagctgttattaaacactctacacctgtttatgttaaacaataccctctgtctcctagtaagctcgatggtattgacaatattctacaatctcttttgcagcaaggtgtcgtggttccttgtgtcagcccgtataacaccccagtgaacccggtcccaaaaccggatggcacatggcgcctcactcaagatctacgtaaaataaatgaactcatcgttcccgtggctccagtggtccctgacgttccttctcttatgtcttctattccgtgtgaccatgcttatttctctgtgattgatttgtgctctgcctttttcagtgttcctgtgggccatgagactcagcccctgtttgctttcacacacaggggaagacaatacacgtggacgcggttgccacagggtttcattgactcaccggcggtcttcactgccgtattgcgggacgcgctggctgatctctgtcttccccggggctccacggtgctccagtacgcggatgatctcctggtaacggcggaggatcaagacgcttgtgctgccgccacattgtctctcctcacactcctggcgcagaagggtttcaaggtctcccgcacgaagttgcagttttgcctcacaactgttcgctacttgggacatgacctctcccagggttccaggaggcttagcccggaacgcgttcaagtcattatggacactcag gctgcggagctctatgctttgactcgcgcgtgtattttggctcaagacacagacgttactatttacaccgactcacgctacgctttcagcgtggcgcacgacttcggccgcatttgggcgtctcgggggtttacgacagccgacggtaagcccatttctcattcttcacttgttactgatttaatcaccgcctgtctccttccgtgcacgttggccattgttaagacacgcgcgcacacaagaggggactcatttgaagtaaagggcaattcattcgctgatcgagtcgctaaagctgcagccgcatccggtgtcctgcctccaggctttaattgcgctttagtttctactgatcgcatggttagcgctgtcttacctgacatagatctcatttctatccaggcctcggcctctgtggcagatacgcagttctgggacgcccagggcgcgacagagaagagtggcgttttgcttgacgcacagggccgtctttgtttacctcgtcactgtactccctttctcgtccgcgagttccatggtcccactcatcgcggccgaagaggggtagtggaggatatgaacagaacattctgcatcaataatttgcacacagacgcacacaacattctggacaagtgtttaacgtgcgcccagaataatctatctaaaccaggcgcggtacatcagcaccttcccatacccgacacgcctttccaagaatggcagatcgacttcactcacatgccaaagcagggcccgttcaaataccttttggtcatgattgacaaattttcacggtggattgaggctttcccgtgtagcaaagagaacgcccgaacagcagtgaacaaacttgcacaggaaattatcccacgttacggtcttccggtaggaattgactctgataagggaacgccgttcacctctaaggtaacgcaggagctatgtaaagacctcaagatcaattggcgttttcatatcccataccatccacagtcctctggcattgtggagcgcgcgaatagaacaattaagggtaagttgcgtaaggctatgcaagacgcaggcacgaaaaattgggtccaagttttaccgttggtcctcgctgatatgcgcatgactgctcaggtcgctctcgataatttatctccgtacgagctcgtcatgggacgcccctttcctgtcccttggcgtagaggcatgcaggttataggaacgggtgatcttgaagtacatctcagcgagtacgcggtgggtctcatgcgggtgctggatgagtattgggcgagagtaaattccaaaaagcctcccattccagaggcacacactcacccctttgaggtaggggacagagttttagtaaagagattcgctaaactaaacgctcccatggaggagtcaccctacagtgggcccaccgatgtactcgctgtaactcgcacggctgtactaacggacctttttccacagtggatccatgccagcagaataaagaaggctccaatgtaa